The window CCATTAACCTATATGGTCGTGCATAATTCTCAAAACCGGTTCCTACGTAGGCTAATCCATTTACACCAAAGCCAACACCGTACTCACGGTTGCCGGTACTAGACAATTCAGCAAGAATCTTCCATACATTGGTTTTTGGATTGTACTCGTATAAATTCGGGCTCTGGCTGCCACCATTACTTGCATAAATCTTATCCTCCAACGTAAAGGCCACCCCACCGTTACCAATCGGCGATGTAGCTTTCGCCACCCACGCACTATCGGGAATATCATTCGGATAAATGATCAATTTCTGACTAACCGGTTCGGCAGCGAAAAAGTTTGCATTTCCAGGTTGACTTGCCTTAATGATTAATTCACCAGCCTTTTTGATCTGTACCTGACCACCAATGATGGTAGCCAACGATGGGTCATTAACGGAGTAGGTAATGGGTAGTTTAGAAGTGGAACTGGCCTGAAGTGAAAAACCCAGGTTCTTATATTGTGCTGCAGCTATTGGTCCAAAAGTAATAACCTGTGCCGATTTAATAATTGTTAGCGGTGCTGAAACAGTGCTGGCAGCTAAATAATTCTCGTTTCCGGTCTGCAAAGAGGTAATGGTTACGGTACCCGTTCCTAAAATACTGAGTTTGCCATCCACAATCTTAACGATACTGGTATCACTACTGCTGTAGTTAACCTTTAAACCGGATGAGCTTGACGATCCGGGGTCGAAATCTATATCTAAAAACTGTTTAATGGGCAATGCAGGCATTGTGATCTGCTGTGGACTTTTATTGATCACCAATTGCTGCATTACCGGAGCAGAAGTAAGGTAATTGGCGTTGGTTTGGTAAGCAATTATCCCTACTATCCCAGCCTTTTTGATGTGTATTTTGCCATTTAAAATTACCGCAATGGTTGTATCATTACTCTTATATCCGATAGTGCCCCCATTACTGATTGTTGCCGCTGGAGAAAAGTCGGCATCTCCATAAACCTTCTCAGGCAGCGCATTAAACGTAATGTACTTTGGGACATTAACGGTTTTGGGATCGAATTCCCATGTTTCTTTTGCGTTGGTAGTAACGTTAAACGAATCAGACCCACCAATTACATAAGCTTTATTATCAGCCGCCACAAACATCATATAAGTTTCCGTTATTTTTGAATTTTCCGGACGGCTAATAAAAGTATCAGAAAGTGGATCGTATTCCAATACGGTAATACATGGATAATAGGAAACCTCGGCGGTATTAGAAAAAAAATAACCTTTATTATTCAAACTTGTTCCACCCACAATAGAAGAACTTCCCCTGTAAAACTTTTGATCATTTTGGTTTTTAATGTCCAGTTTCCGATGCCATTGATCTGTAAGGGCATCATACATATAAAAGGCATCAAAGCCTGTTTTATAGTCGTAAGTACCAACATAACCATTGTTGCCGATGCTAAACGCACCTGGTACATAGCCTGTGTTTACAAAATCCGCTTTCTTTTCCCAGCTATCCGTTTCGGGCGTATAGGCCCACATATCGTTCTCGCCATAAAACTTGATGGAATTACCGCAACCGATATAACCCTTGCCATTGATTACGAAACTAAAGGCAAATTCACGTGCCACACCTTCAAGATCTTTTTTTTGTACCCAGGTGTTTTGGTCTGCATCGTACTGCCAAACATCTTTCAAATTGGTTCCCCCATAAAACCTACCGCCTCCGGCCACAACATATCCTTTGTTTTTGATGGTAAAAGCTGATGCTCCCCAACGGGCTTTACCCGGCAGATCGGCCTTTTGTGCCCAGGTATCGCTTACCGGATCATACTCCCAATTGTCTTTAAGAAGCACATCATTTTTGGTTTTGCCACCAACCATGTAAATTTTCTTTCCAATTGAAAAAACAGCAGCGTTAGACCTTACCAGGCCACCGTGCTCGGCCCTTTTAGTCCACGATTTGGTTACAGTAAAAGATTGTGTCACATCAACTGCCGGTTCATAATTTTCATTACCGGCCTGACTAGCGGTAATAAGCGTAGATCCTACCGAATTATAGTATAAATAACCATCAATAACGCTGAAATACGAACCTGCATCGAGGGTAAGTTTATACGTAATGGTAAGCTTGGATGAGCTTTTGGCCTTCAAGGCAACATGTGATGAATCTAAGGTACCCACACCAGGTGCAGGAAAATCGATTACTTGTTTCGCCTTATTGATAATCAACACCCTGGTTATGGAGGCTCCACTGTCGTCAGTAGCCTTGATATTAACCGTTCCGGCACCAACTATATGGACTTTATTATTAACAATTGTGGCAAAGGCACTATTGTCGCTACTATAGGTAATCGAACCGAAAGAACTAGAAGCTCCGGGATTAAAATCGGCATTGCCAAACGTTTTCGCGGGGATTAAGGGAAAATCGATATTCCCTTTTGCATAAACATTTTCTGCAATACTTAATAAGAAAATAAACAGTAAAAATATTTTTAAAGCTTTAACCGGTAAGGTAAACATAAGTGCATTAATTTATAGGACATTGGCTTTTTCCAATTCTTCTGAGGTAACTTTTGGAGGCATTACCCCTTCTTTAAGTTTTCTAACCACGATTTCGGCAATTTTTTTACTACTTGCTTTAGTTTTGAATCCCAAACTACCGGGTAATCCGGGAATGTTACGTTGTAATATTACTTTCTTACTATCAATATAGATTTCATAACCCCATGTATTTTGGATCGAGGGAATTATTTTATAAGAAATTGTTGAATGAGACTTTTTTTTACTCTCTTGTTGTCGGTAAGTCCATGAAAGATGGATTAATCCAGCACCAAGAATCAGCAACAACAGGGGTTTTGGGGTAAAATTGTTAAAAAGAATGGAGAGCATACCAATAATTTCAGTCTCTAAATATAGACAAAAGATTTGAGATCGGCATACCTTAAAAATATAGTTCCCATTTCTACCGTTCTTAAAATACTTTCAGCGCTCTACTACAAATTAGCATAAAAAGAATATCGATTAAGATAATGAAACAAAAAAAATCCTCTTAAAAAGCTTAATCAATGAACTATATTGATGAATATGTTTGTATTGTTCTACAGGAATATACCAAAATTCAGCTTTTCAATTAGTCTCCACCTATTAGGAATTTTAGCTATTTTCATTAAATTTTTATCTACTTCACAAGTGTTAAAGTTGCTGGTTCGACTCCTCTTACCTTCCCATAACTCGAACCTTTTTTAGAGTTTCAACCAAAAAAAATAAAATAAACCACTATATACCAACATTTTAAACACAAAAACCTACAAGACACCCTAAAAAACCAAAATCTTAGGCCTGAAAAATCTGTCAATAGGATAAAATTACAACAATCTGGTTATCAGACATGTAAACAAAAAAAGGGAATCTCATTACTGAAATTCCCTCTTTCCATAGTGCACTTGTAGGGATTCGAACCCCAAACCTTCTCATCCGTAGTGAGATGCTCTATCCAATTGAGCTACAAATGCGTTTCCGTATCGTTAACGGACTGCAAAGGTATAACTTGACATTTTAATTTCCAACTATTTTTTCAAAAAAATCTCAAATTTTTCTTTACAAATTATGCTTTACACACTTAAAACATCATTAATTGCCTTAAAATCAGGCAGCTCATGTGCATCTTCCAAAACTTCTGCATATGCAATTTTTCCTTCTTCATCCACAACAAAAGCTGCTCTTTTTGAAACACCTTTCAAATTGAACACAAATTCATTGTAAAAAGCACCATAAGTTGCCGATACTTCTTTATTAAAATCAGACAGCAACGGAAACTGGTAACTTTGCACTTCTTTAAACTTCGCCAAAGAAAATGGTGAATCAACAGAAATACCGATTACCTGTGCATTTATTCCTTCATAGTAGCTAAAGTTATCTCTCATGGTGCATAGCTGCTCGGTGCATGTTCCGGTAAAAGCCATTGGAAAAAAATGGATAATTACTTTTTTACCTTTAAACGCAGTTAAAGAAATTTCTGCTAATTCAGAACTATATAATTTAAAATCCGGGGCGATATCGCCAATTTGTAATGACATACTTTTATTTTATGGTTATTTGTTTACTATTTAAAATTGATAATTGTTAACATAAGCTACAAAGCTGTTCGTCTCAACCCCTACTAATCAATACTTACTACTTAATTCTTACTTGATACTTACTTCTTGATACTTACTTCTTGATACTCCCCCTCATTACCCTCTGCCTCGATCCATCTGCTCTTTTAAAACCGAAAGGCCTTCTTCAAAACTATGCGGGTTATATCCTAAATCATTTATCGCCTTATCCAGTACAAAACCTGTTCGCACCGGGCGTTTAGCTGCTTGATTTAAACTTGCTGAACTAATTTCCTGAAGAAAAGATTTATCGAGCGACCAATAATCGGCAACTTTTCGCACTAAATCTGCAATACTCATGTAATCTTTACCCGAAATATGATAAATCCCCTGCGCACTTTTCTCCACGGCTAAAATACAGGCTTCGGCTAAATCTTCAGCAAGGGTTGGCATGCGCCACTGATCATTCACCACATTAATCGGCGATGCCTTTTCTAACGCTCCCTTTGCCCAGAGCACAATATTACTTCTACTCATGTCGCTGCTAATACCATAAACCAAAATCGTCCTGATAATAGCCCAATGCGCTTTCGAGTATTTCAGTAAATCTTCGGCTAATACTTTCGATTCTCCATAATAACTTACCGGGTTTACGGCATCCTCTTCTTTATAGGGTCCGTGGGCACCATCAAATACAAAATCAGTACTTAGATGAACAAGTTGGATATTTTTTTCTTCACATATAGATAACAAGGCTTGAACAGCATCTACATTAAGTTGGTGGCAAAGTTCCTTATTGGCCTCGCAGGTATCAACATTAGTCATAGCTGCCGTATGAATAATCGCATCTGGCTTATATTTTTCGATAACCTGCCTAACCTGCTCCGGATTGAGAATATCCATTTCGGCATATTCGTATCCATCTATAATAGGATAACGGTTTATTCCTTTCGAACTTGCTATCAATTTTACCCTGCCTTCAGCAAGAATTTTTTCGGTTATTTTCTGCCCTAAAAGGCCATTACTACCCGTTGTTAAAATGGTTTTCATCCTTACTATTTATGCCTCGAAATTATCTATAAAAATACTGTTAAAAAATTTTATAATATATATTTAAAATTCAGCAAGAATAACTTAACTTTGCCAACCGAATTGGAGCCCTTACAAACAGCTTTAATTCATTGACTGTAATAAATTTACTCACAACAGATATGCCTAACTTAGGAAAAATAGCACAAATTATCGGCCCAGTGGTTGACGTTAGCTTTGCTGATGATGCCCATCTACCTAAAATTTTTGATGCGTTAGAGATAACGAAAGAAAATGGACAAAAAATTGTTTTAGAAGTTCAACAGCACTTAGGTGAAGACCGTGTACGTGCAATCTCAATGGACTCTACTGACGGTTTAGTTCGCGGTATGAAAGTAGTTGATACTGGCGCTGCGATTAAAATGCCAGTTGGCGACCAAATTAAAGGTCGTTTATTTAATGTAGTTGGTGAAGCGATTGACGGTATCAACGCAGTTGATAAAACCGATGGTCGTCCTATCCACGCAACTC is drawn from Pedobacter sp. HDW13 and contains these coding sequences:
- a CDS encoding kelch repeat-containing protein, coding for MFTLPVKALKIFLLFIFLLSIAENVYAKGNIDFPLIPAKTFGNADFNPGASSSFGSITYSSDNSAFATIVNNKVHIVGAGTVNIKATDDSGASITRVLIINKAKQVIDFPAPGVGTLDSSHVALKAKSSSKLTITYKLTLDAGSYFSVIDGYLYYNSVGSTLITASQAGNENYEPAVDVTQSFTVTKSWTKRAEHGGLVRSNAAVFSIGKKIYMVGGKTKNDVLLKDNWEYDPVSDTWAQKADLPGKARWGASAFTIKNKGYVVAGGGRFYGGTNLKDVWQYDADQNTWVQKKDLEGVAREFAFSFVINGKGYIGCGNSIKFYGENDMWAYTPETDSWEKKADFVNTGYVPGAFSIGNNGYVGTYDYKTGFDAFYMYDALTDQWHRKLDIKNQNDQKFYRGSSSIVGGTSLNNKGYFFSNTAEVSYYPCITVLEYDPLSDTFISRPENSKITETYMMFVAADNKAYVIGGSDSFNVTTNAKETWEFDPKTVNVPKYITFNALPEKVYGDADFSPAATISNGGTIGYKSNDTTIAVILNGKIHIKKAGIVGIIAYQTNANYLTSAPVMQQLVINKSPQQITMPALPIKQFLDIDFDPGSSSSSGLKVNYSSSDTSIVKIVDGKLSILGTGTVTITSLQTGNENYLAASTVSAPLTIIKSAQVITFGPIAAAQYKNLGFSLQASSTSKLPITYSVNDPSLATIIGGQVQIKKAGELIIKASQPGNANFFAAEPVSQKLIIYPNDIPDSAWVAKATSPIGNGGVAFTLEDKIYASNGGSQSPNLYEYNPKTNVWKILAELSSTGNREYGVGFGVNGLAYVGTGFENYARPYRLMDFRVYSPQTNRLTISYDFPGLGRQGAIAFSIGGKAYVGLGYMTNLQFSNELYEFDSEKKSWTRKADFPGVSRYEAVAFTIGNKGYVGTGWDGTSYKNDFWEYDPATDKWTQKADFKGGARSGAAGFSIAGKGYIGTGRGIQIIGKDFYEYNPVTDRWKRMPDYSGGDRTNAAGTSINNLGYLGGGGKLSPQVDFWAFNPAEVKKEYQSILFPTLSQKTICDTDFDVNVKATSGLKVTLLSSDTTVATIVDGNKIHLKKAGQTIISASQSGDEDYYSAIVVNNPLTVSSSVSTTVVISAKPNSNIMIGDAVIITATVANAGNITPVYQWLKNGNVVGTNSNIYTDAGLKNDDVVLCQLSNVPLCGNLKLESNSIKFKVVAPMPVITSFTPKIATSGATIEITGGGFLSASDVSFGNIKAASYVVNSSTKITAVIGEGNSGNVTVGTIGGTAILEGFTFVPTPVLTASGNTTFIRGGNVTLTSSTGVGYTYEWYRDGNLIQGATESSYSAAVSGNYQVLVKIGAFKAFSNAIKVEAVFMLPSSNFKISSTAVTCKGNSNGSIQISAEKKLNYVATVKAGANTTQYNFTDLLNINNLTAGAYSICISINEEPGYQQCFDIIITEPKDLALFATVNLQNFTLDLVSTGAKSYQVDLNGKKYTSDGQLTLALSPGINNLSLSSDIACQGTLNRTFNISDGVKIFPNPFDNVLNVAVANDGSPTVNVKLYSMAGILVYQHLYQIGENIALNLQNIAAGVYILKVATAKNTIVTKVIKK
- a CDS encoding redoxin domain-containing protein; translated protein: MSLQIGDIAPDFKLYSSELAEISLTAFKGKKVIIHFFPMAFTGTCTEQLCTMRDNFSYYEGINAQVIGISVDSPFSLAKFKEVQSYQFPLLSDFNKEVSATYGAFYNEFVFNLKGVSKRAAFVVDEEGKIAYAEVLEDAHELPDFKAINDVLSV
- a CDS encoding DUF4907 domain-containing protein; this translates as MLSILFNNFTPKPLLLLILGAGLIHLSWTYRQQESKKKSHSTISYKIIPSIQNTWGYEIYIDSKKVILQRNIPGLPGSLGFKTKASSKKIAEIVVRKLKEGVMPPKVTSEELEKANVL
- a CDS encoding SDR family oxidoreductase, yielding MKTILTTGSNGLLGQKITEKILAEGRVKLIASSKGINRYPIIDGYEYAEMDILNPEQVRQVIEKYKPDAIIHTAAMTNVDTCEANKELCHQLNVDAVQALLSICEEKNIQLVHLSTDFVFDGAHGPYKEEDAVNPVSYYGESKVLAEDLLKYSKAHWAIIRTILVYGISSDMSRSNIVLWAKGALEKASPINVVNDQWRMPTLAEDLAEACILAVEKSAQGIYHISGKDYMSIADLVRKVADYWSLDKSFLQEISSASLNQAAKRPVRTGFVLDKAINDLGYNPHSFEEGLSVLKEQMDRGRG